A genomic segment from Maniola jurtina chromosome 16, ilManJurt1.1, whole genome shotgun sequence encodes:
- the LOC123873106 gene encoding protein FAM177A1-like isoform X2 produces MEGVDSEVQVTINRPKRIIHFSDGVEEEIEEEKKNLSWGPWLSHYALKSGSSVLYAVDYAGESLATFFGITTPKYQIEIDEYERIQEEKRKLEEESAGWVPRNVEGEIPLVMSEPLKKEPEQV; encoded by the exons ATGGAAGGTGTAGATTCTGAAGTACAAGTGACTATAAACAGACCAAAACGAATCATTCACTTCAGCGATGGGGTTGAAGAAGAAATCGAGGAGGAAAAG AAAAATCTATCGTGGGGCCCATGGCTTTCACATTATGCTTTGAAATCTGGCTCATCAGTCCTCTATGCAGTTGATTATGCTGGCGAGTCACTGGCCACTTTCTTTGGCATCACCACTCCTAAATACCAAATAGAAATAGATGAATATGAGCGAATACAAGAAGAGAAACGGAAGTTGGAAGAGGAGTCTGCTGGGTGGGTGCCAAGGAATGTAGAGGGGGAAATACCTTTAGTTATGAGTGAACCGTTAAAAAAAGAACCTGAACAGGTTTGA
- the LOC123873106 gene encoding protein FAM177A1-like isoform X1, with product MEGVDSEVQVTINRPKRIIHFSDGVEEEIEEEKVNELQSAPETEQSVDPKNLSWGPWLSHYALKSGSSVLYAVDYAGESLATFFGITTPKYQIEIDEYERIQEEKRKLEEESAGWVPRNVEGEIPLVMSEPLKKEPEQV from the exons ATGGAAGGTGTAGATTCTGAAGTACAAGTGACTATAAACAGACCAAAACGAATCATTCACTTCAGCGATGGGGTTGAAGAAGAAATCGAGGAGGAAAAGGTGAATGAGTTGCAAAGTGCTCCTGAAACTGAACAAAGCGTAGATCCA AAAAATCTATCGTGGGGCCCATGGCTTTCACATTATGCTTTGAAATCTGGCTCATCAGTCCTCTATGCAGTTGATTATGCTGGCGAGTCACTGGCCACTTTCTTTGGCATCACCACTCCTAAATACCAAATAGAAATAGATGAATATGAGCGAATACAAGAAGAGAAACGGAAGTTGGAAGAGGAGTCTGCTGGGTGGGTGCCAAGGAATGTAGAGGGGGAAATACCTTTAGTTATGAGTGAACCGTTAAAAAAAGAACCTGAACAGGTTTGA